A portion of the Sulfurospirillum diekertiae genome contains these proteins:
- a CDS encoding glycosyltransferase family 9 protein has product MKKSKILIVIQRSNGDVFLSSPLINALYHHYDKAEIDLLINDDTLGIAKTLEHIHTIHLYKYSWRKLSVIQRLKEEFLLIKSIFRKYDLAISLTSSDRSVLYATFAAKHSIAAVEKDAKKSWWKKLLLTQHYFFDTSKHIIMNNVSPLNLLKINSSKVEIPANPKAEDIRNIETIVQKGGIKDFIIFHPSAQYRYKMLNNETRNTLLRLLNSLNIPIIVTGGKTPIDEEISQSLPELANIHNFIGKTSLGEYIALSHLSQAYIGMDTLNMHIAAAQNKRIFAIFGPTLTSMWSPWDNLSGTYMTGTPPFYTYGAITIFQANLPCVPCGKAGCDDKHGKSDCLAIINPNTIFQEVQKWLK; this is encoded by the coding sequence GTGAAAAAGTCTAAGATCTTAATTGTTATTCAAAGATCCAATGGGGATGTTTTTTTAAGTTCTCCTCTCATCAATGCCTTATATCACCATTATGACAAGGCTGAAATTGATTTATTGATTAATGATGATACGCTAGGCATTGCCAAGACGTTGGAGCATATCCATACGATCCATCTTTATAAATATTCTTGGCGAAAACTCTCAGTCATACAAAGGCTCAAAGAAGAATTTTTGTTAATAAAATCAATTTTTAGAAAGTATGATTTAGCCATTAGTTTGACATCCAGTGACCGAAGTGTTTTATATGCTACCTTTGCGGCGAAACATTCTATTGCTGCTGTTGAAAAAGATGCCAAAAAATCATGGTGGAAAAAACTTTTATTAACACAACACTACTTTTTTGATACCTCAAAACATATTATTATGAACAACGTATCACCTCTTAATTTACTCAAAATTAACTCTTCTAAAGTGGAAATACCCGCTAATCCAAAAGCAGAAGATATAAGGAACATAGAAACTATAGTGCAAAAAGGAGGCATTAAAGATTTCATTATTTTTCACCCATCTGCTCAATATAGATATAAAATGCTCAACAATGAAACACGTAACACGCTTCTAAGACTTTTAAATAGTTTAAACATTCCCATCATTGTTACGGGAGGAAAAACACCCATAGATGAAGAAATTTCTCAAAGCCTGCCAGAGCTTGCTAATATACACAACTTCATAGGCAAAACCTCTTTGGGTGAATATATAGCACTCTCACACCTCTCTCAAGCATATATTGGGATGGATACTCTTAACATGCATATCGCAGCAGCCCAAAATAAGCGTATCTTTGCTATTTTTGGTCCAACCCTCACCTCCATGTGGTCACCATGGGATAATCTAAGTGGTACTTACATGACAGGGACTCCACCTTTTTATACCTATGGAGCTATTACGATTTTTCAAGCCAATCTGCCCTGCGTGCCTTGTGGAAAAGCAGGATGTGATGATAAGCATGGTAAAAGTGACTGTTTAGCAATCATCAATCCAAACACTATTTTTCAAGAAGTTCAAAAATGGTTAAAATAA